From Stenotrophomonas maltophilia, a single genomic window includes:
- the pgsA gene encoding CDP-diacylglycerol--glycerol-3-phosphate 3-phosphatidyltransferase yields the protein MKLTLPTWLTLLRIVMIPVLVLVFYLPYTWTNFASAAIFGLAAITDWLDGWIARRYQLESAFGAFLDPVADKLMVAVALFLIVQGHPTPWMAFWAAVIVGREIAVSALREWMAELGQRAKVRVAMIGKVKTTAQMVALLCLLYSVAPNVPVEDIWMGWPVFHIGDWTLAIAAVLTLWSGLQYLHAAWPSLREDERAARERSRQKKLGNG from the coding sequence ATGAAGTTGACCCTGCCCACCTGGCTGACGTTGTTGCGGATCGTGATGATCCCGGTGCTGGTGCTGGTGTTCTACCTGCCCTACACCTGGACCAACTTCGCTTCGGCGGCGATCTTCGGCCTGGCCGCGATCACCGACTGGCTCGATGGCTGGATTGCCCGCCGCTACCAGCTGGAATCGGCGTTCGGCGCCTTCCTCGACCCGGTCGCGGACAAGCTGATGGTGGCGGTGGCGCTGTTCCTGATCGTGCAGGGCCACCCGACGCCGTGGATGGCGTTCTGGGCGGCGGTGATCGTCGGCCGTGAGATCGCGGTGTCGGCGCTGCGCGAGTGGATGGCGGAGCTGGGCCAGCGTGCCAAGGTGCGCGTGGCGATGATCGGCAAGGTCAAGACCACCGCGCAGATGGTCGCGCTGCTGTGCCTGCTCTATTCGGTGGCACCGAACGTGCCAGTGGAAGACATCTGGATGGGCTGGCCGGTGTTCCACATCGGCGACTGGACCCTGGCGATTGCGGCGGTGCTGACGCTGTGGTCGGGCCTGCAGTACCTGCACGCCGCCTGGCCAAGCCTGCGCGAAGACGAACGCGCCGCACGCGAGCGCTCGCGGCAGAAGAAGCTGGGCAACGGTTGA
- a CDS encoding RrF2 family transcriptional regulator, whose amino-acid sequence MAHIGTGVEYALHCLLWLVPPLEQRPSSRDLAELQGVPAAFMAKIFPKLEKAGIVESTGGIRGGYQLARAPEDISVLDVVDAVEGQKALFDCQEIRGRCALFDGNPPRWANRGVCGIHAVMINAQKAMREELARSSLASIAEGVQGKGRPASFAGDVQDWFADRQVAREEARITGMRARTSAQDDD is encoded by the coding sequence ATGGCCCACATCGGAACGGGCGTCGAGTACGCCCTGCACTGCCTGCTCTGGCTGGTCCCGCCGCTGGAACAGCGGCCCAGCAGCCGCGACCTGGCCGAACTGCAGGGCGTGCCGGCAGCCTTCATGGCGAAGATCTTTCCGAAGCTGGAGAAAGCCGGCATCGTCGAGTCCACCGGCGGCATCCGCGGCGGCTACCAGCTGGCGCGTGCGCCCGAGGACATCAGCGTGCTGGACGTGGTCGACGCCGTTGAGGGGCAGAAGGCGCTGTTCGACTGCCAGGAGATCCGCGGGCGCTGCGCGCTGTTCGATGGCAACCCACCGCGCTGGGCCAACCGCGGCGTGTGCGGCATCCACGCGGTGATGATCAATGCGCAGAAGGCGATGCGCGAAGAACTGGCGCGTTCCAGCCTGGCGTCGATTGCCGAGGGCGTGCAGGGCAAGGGACGCCCGGCGAGCTTTGCAGGCGATGTGCAGGACTGGTTTGCCGACCGCCAGGTTGCACGCGAGGAAGCGCGCATCACCGGCATGCGCGCACGCACGTCGGCACAGGACGATGATTGA